A region of the Pseudorca crassidens isolate mPseCra1 chromosome 9, mPseCra1.hap1, whole genome shotgun sequence genome:
AAACAGCAATGACTCTGGGGTGATCCAACAACTTCATTCTTGGTTCGTAAGCAGGTGCAAGGTTTTAAAGATTCAAGGTACTGCTCGGCCCTGTGCTGTTTGGCTAGGATAATTTTTTAGTGGAGACAGAATGGACTTTTTCTTTCCCTAACACATTATTATGAaagaatttcaaacatacaggaaaactgaaagaattGTGCAGTGAACACCCATATACCCACCCCCTGAGTTCTACAATGAAGACCTTATTTGCCTTATCTCATCTCCAGCCATCACGTGTAAGGTGTTTGGATTGTTTAGTTTTgacctgcttttgctccatccgcCATCCCCCTTCTCAACAATGAGCGAGCTGGGGTGTAGCAAGCCTCAGAGTCAGAAGAGCCCCAGCTCTGCCGCCGGCCAGCCCTGTGAGGCTGAGCAGGTCACCTCTCTGGCCGCATTTCCTTCCCTACGTACTGGGGTCAGCAGCAACCCCAACTCAGAGGGCTTTGTGCGATCTAGGTTTCCAGTACAGTGCAATTATTCTCTTCCCTCCATAACCCCAGTCCTCTTAGATTCACTAGCTCTTATTTTGTCATTCTAGTTTTAGTGGGTCTTTTCCCTGACTGTAGCATGCATTTCCTTATAGCTAAACCAAGCGGATGGTTTCTAAAAGGCTGTTCAGGGTCATTTACACTGAGCGGCAAGGAAATCTGAGGCCAGGCCCTCTGCCAGGTGGAGAAGAGCCACCTGGACCTGTGACCAGACCTAGGGCTTCTCTTTTCCCCACCGGATCCCACACGTCCAAAGCTGGCCTTGTGCTCACTTACTCGGCCTCTTCCATGGCCACGGGGCACTTGTACTGCGCTGTGTTGAAAAGGCAGATGTCTGCATACTGGCGCactggggaggaagagggagacaaTGTGGGGTGAGCCAGGGGTCCCAGGCTCCCCGAGTTGGGGATGTTCAGCCCCAGACAACAGCCAGTCCACCAGAAGCTTCTGCAGGAGATGGACCCATCCTCTACATGGCAGCTCAAACATGCCCACTCCTTCCATAAACAAAAATCTCCCCCTGAAAGACAGCCCTGGCCAGAACCCAGGGAAACTAAGAGAAGAGGGGGCTTCCACAGTAAACTCATTACCCCGCCAATAAGCAGCCTGTGTTGCCAGCCTCAAAAGCCTTGCCCTTTGGCTTAGCAGGCCTTGGGCTTCTCTGTGGGCCGGTAGTTATGTACAAGGCTGTTAGTGAGGGGAGAGCCTTCAGCTGCCCCAACCCCTGGGAGGAGTCCCCTTGCCACCCCCTGGGCCGGCCCTCTGCCCGAGTACCCGAGATCTTAATCTTCTTCACTGTCTTGTTGGTGTTGTTGGTGACGTGGACGTTGACACTGATGGGTTCTCCGTGGTAGTAGATCTGGGAGGTgtaagaagggagagggagggatgggaagCCTCCAAAGCTTTAGATgacggggagggagaagaggcccCACACACATCTCCTGGGGTTCCCCAGGCCTTGGCCACTCTGACATTGGCCCCAAGTTCATCAGCCACTTCCCACTGATGCCTCTGGGCATGTTAAACTTAAGTTCCTTTGTGGGACCTTGAAAGATAATTAAGTTAGAAGGTGATACTCCTGTGTTCCACTCCGGGGTTGGCCACCAGAAGTAACGATGACAGTAATAATAACGGTAATGAGGGTGAGAGTGGTGTGACCTTGAACAGGttatctaagcctcagtttccccctctgtacaATGGAGGGACTGGAGTAGGTGATATATCAAGTCTCTGCCGGCTCTGGCTGCCTGGAATTTAGACCCAGGAGGGTCTGGAGGAAGCAGGAGAAAGGTGGGGAAGGGCTGATGCACTCACTGAGGGAAGCTGCTCTGAATCCTCATTGAAGAGCCTCAACTTGCATCTTGGCCCAAGCACTTGCCTTCAGCTGTCCCCCAAAGGGAGAGGAGGTGCTCACACTTCAAAGGGGGACAGGGGTGCAGGGAGATGGCCAGGACCCAGGACCCTTCAGGAGGTACGCTGACTTCTGAAGTCAATCGCACACTTCGAGCTCATGCCCCACCTCTGCCACGCCTTTAGTCCCCAAGAGGCTTCTCCAAATCCTCCAGCGGAGGTCTCAGATTCCCTGAGCCCTGTGATCCTTGGGCTGGAGGCAGAAGCTCCCAGCTGAGGAGGCCTGGAGGGCATGAGagagctgggatctgaggctCCAGCCCTGGGGGAGcggcccccaccccctgccaagcCCGAGCCTCCTACCTCCTTATCCAGGGAGGCCTCCAGATGCAAGGGCTTATCCGACATGAGGAACTGCCTGGTGGTCTCGGCTGTGGGCTGCGGGCCGGGCCTCTCCGGGGCGTATTGCACCTTCCGGATGATCAGGCGCACAGAATTCCTAGTGGAGATGGGTAGAGCAAAGGATGACCAGAGTCACCTGCCTCCATCCTCTTTCCTTGCGACCCTCACATCCTtctcttgctgaagagactgccGTGGTTCCCATGACCTCGGACTCCAGTCCAAACTGCAGAGTTTGGCATAGGGCCTTGTCACCATCTGGTCCCACTCCAACCTCCTCCATCTTGTCCCCAGCCTCCTCCACTTCTTCACTATCATTCTCGATGGTCTATCTAGTCCTATTTCTGAAGCTCTGCTTATACTGGGTCCCAGCCTATAAcactctcttccagcttctgcccTCATTTGCTTCCTTCCTCAAGGCCCAGCCAAACACCTGCTCGACCAGGAAACTCCCGAGATCCGCCCACTCTGATCTTCTCCTGGTCTGAACTCCCTCCCACCACATCAGAGGCCGAACCGTCCCACGGCAGCACTTCATGTGGATCTGTGTGCTGGTAGCCAGCGGGACGCTAAGAAAGGGACCTTGTTTCACTTCCTGCATCTCTTATGTCACCTAATAGTGTGAGTTCTTTAAGGACAGAAGTTTTTGTCTACATTGTCCACTACTGTATTCTCAGTATTTATGACAGTGCCTGCTGCCATATAATAAATACCTGCTAAGtatctattaaataaaaatatacacagggAACAAGGGGCCCATGAAGAAacggggctcagagaggtgaaggagtTCAGTGAGGAGGTGTGGATTCAGGCAGGGGGAGTAAAGAGGATAAAGACTCAGTGAGAGGATGGAGGGCCAGAGATGGGATGGGGCTCAATGAAGGTGATGGGCTCAGGGAGGAAACAAGGACACGAAGATTTGGTGAGGGGATGGGATTCAGCCAGGCAGTCTCCTGTCAGGTGTGCTAGGTATCCCGGCATCCCTCTTTCTCAGCTAAGCCACCTCCATTCCCTGAGCTGGATAGCCGGGGCTAAAGTCCTAGCTCTCCCCATACTAACTATATGACCTTGAGTAAATTAACCTccgtgcctcagtctcctcatctgtaaaatggtgacaaCAGCAGGACCCACTTcttagggttgctgtgaggactgAATTAGTTCATACATGTCCGTCACTTTGAACTGTGTCTGGTGTCTAATAAGCTCTTGATAAGTGATAGTTGCTATATCATTATTAGTAACTCCAGCGTGGACTTAAAATGTCCCATTGGTGGTAGGTGCTGGCTCTCAATGCTGCCTCCTCTTCCCTGCTCTGGTTAGGCCACCTACCACAACCTACaacccccttcctttcttctgatCTCAGGGCTTAAGAAGAAAAGGGGGACAGAGAAGCAAGGGAGAAGGATCCCATCTCCACACACACATAAGCTGCCAGGCTGGAGTTAGAGATGTGCAATGCATCCTGCGACCACTAGGTGGCAGACTCAGCCCGCTCCCTAAGAGGCTGCAGCGCCCTCAGGAAGCAGGGTGCATCAGAGCTGGGGGCTGAGGCCAGCCTCGCCGGGAGCCAGAGCAGAGCCCGACCCCAGGAGGGGCAGGTGTGAGCGCGGGGCTGGGCAGCTCACCCCAGAAGTCAGGGCCAGCAATTTCTGGCTGCTAGCTTGGGCTCTCTGTCTGCCCAGGGCTGTGTCTCTCCAGGAAAAGGTTTCCCCTCTCCGACATACGGCtgacctcctccctctgccctgggTGGGTTCACGTTCTCCCCCTCCCTGCCTTGTTTGGAAGCCTCCACTGACACCCCCCTAACCCGCCGCCACAACCTCCTGCTGATGGCCTCCCAGGAGAACTGGGAGATGGGGGTCCAAGCTGGCGGGAAACATCTTGTTCACTGTTTAAAACAATCTGATTTTCGTTTTTcgttttttttccaaaacaaaattaaaggacACGCCGTCTGGAGAGGAAGAGATTAGAGGCAGGGAGATAAGGGAAGCGGGTACAGTGGTGCAAAGGAAAAAGCGCTGAGGCCTGAGCCAAGGCAACTGAgccacctcccccaggaagccctcACAACCTGCAAGCCTTCCCGAGTGCCCTTTGCGGAGTTCCCAAGGCTGGAACGTGAGGCCCCTCCTCGCACACTTCCAGGCATTGTGACTTCTGTCTTCTTCGGACTTTGCCCATCCTGTCTCCCTACCCCTGCCAGCAGGCAGCCCACGCCCAGGCAGGCGGAAGCTGCGCCCTTCTCACCGCTTGTGGATCTTCTCCTCCAGGTTCTCGGCGCAGAAGGCTTTCACTTCATAGTCCACACCGCAGGCCTGTGGGGAGGGGTCACTGACCGCAGAGCCTTGGAGAGGACCGGCTCCCGTGAGCACAGCCTGCCCACCCTCTCATGTAACAAGGCCGCTGGATGGGAGCACCACGTTCCCACGGCCTGACCCCCCTCGTCTGACTCGGAGCCCTGCGCTCAGCCAGCCGCGGGGCTGCCTCCCCTATCCGACCTTCCCGCAGAGCTGCTCCCTGACCGGGCTCCCCTCCAGACTCCTGCCTGTCTGGGGGGCTGTCCTCATCACTCAGCGAGGCAGCCGCCCAGAAACAACAACAGGCACCTTTCAGCCCTGTTTAGAGAGCTCCCCCTGACCTCCGGTGCACAGACCCTGCACTGGGCGTGTCCCTGCAGCGTCTCACTCCACCCTCTAGACCGCACGACGAGGCACATCCTACCACCTCCATTTCGCAGATGAGGAAACGGGCTCAGAGATCTGAGGCCTGGGCCACTCATGGTGTcactcctctctgagcctcagtttccccacctgtgaaaCAGTGATGACGGCACCTCCGCACAAGGTTGTGAGGCCAGCTGGTTTTCCAGAGAACATTCTGCAGACGACACCGAGGCCAGCAAGACTGACCCTGGGCACATCACTGAGTGATACCGTATCTGCTGCCCTGTCTGAAAAGACCGCTTATCTGAGGTGGGATCAGCCTGGCCTAGAGGCAAGGAGGCTTCTACACGGAGGGTTCCAGCACCCTCCCCAGAGAGAAAGCCAGGGAACTGCAGACACAGTGTCCTGGACCCAGAGAGATGCTCCCTTGGGGGTGACCCACCTTCCCTGTGTCTTCAGGCCCCGGCTGCAACGTCACAGAACATGGGAGGTTCGGAGCGATCTGTTAAGAGGACGGACAGGCCTGTCACATTCACCACtgacctctctgtgtctcccacCCCAGGCACCCATATACACATTCATCAGACCAGGGGACCCTAAGGACAGGCCATGTCCCTCCCATCAGACTAGGGAATTCAGGGGACAGACCGTGTTTCCCCCATCAGACCATGCCAAGCCACGCCCCATGTTAGACCAGAGGCCCCTTCAGGTACGCCAAGgatttcagtgtttttctttatCTAAGGGTTTAACCCAGCACAGTCCCCACAGAACAAGAGTTGAAAAGGTCTTTCCACGATGTccactgtggtaggcagaataatggccccccaaagatgtccacatccccATCTCCAAAACCTGTGATAATGTTACCTTAAATGGCAAAAGGAACTCTACAGTGTGATTCACTTAAGGatcctgagatggggagattaccctggattaACCAGATGGGCCTTATCACAGGGTCCTTAACAGTGAAAGCAGGAAGCAGAAAAGACAGCGTCAGAGTGATGGGATCCGAGAAAGACTGGAccagccattgctggctttgaagatggaggaggggcaGGCTAGGGACCAAAGAGTGTGAGTGGTTTCCAGAAGCGGGAGAAGACAAGGAAACAGTTTCcctcctggagcctccagaaagaaggcagccctgctgacacctgatTTTAGCCCCGTGAGACCTGATTTTGATTTTGGACCTCTAGAACGTAAGATAACACATTCGTGTTTTAATTAGCAGGTTTAATTACTACCAGGTTTGCGATGATTCCTTAGAGCAGGCACAAGAAGCTAACACATCTATGACAGAGAGGATGGCTCTGCATCCTCTCCCCTTCTCTGACCCTCACAGAAAGCCGGGGGATTTCACTGAATCACAGAATCAGAGTCTGAGAAACAGTTAATTTGAAAATCCAGAATCTTGGGGTCTTGGAGTGGAAAGATGGCCGAGCAGGGAAATCCACTACTTGCCATCCTCGTTTGTGAGCTGGGTTGAAGCAGGGCTAGTGGGCAGCCGGTCTGAGGGAGGAGACAGCCTTGCGGTGACCCAGGGGCCAGAAAGGGCTCCTTCTTTCTCTGCAGCAGCCCCCCTCGACCCCCCTTTCTCCCACCAATGACCCGGACTCAGGAGGGTCTGGGGAGTAGCGCAGAGGTAAGGGTGATGCCCCTGGCAGTGGCCAGAGACACTTACCAGGCAACGTTAAGTGCCAATGCCCTGGTCCCAGCGTACACTGGGAAACTGGGTGGCACGGCGCTGCTGCCCCAGCTGCCCCCATATGCCTGCCCAGAGGGCTTGCTAGACGTGATGTTTCTGGAATGGGGCCCCAGGGGCTGGCAGTCCCTGACCTCAAAGGTGAAAGGGTAGGCGTGCTCGCCCAGCTTCTTGATGAGGCGCTCCTGCAGCCGAGTCAGGGGTTTCTTGTCCTCAGGGGCTGGCGGGAAGGACTGCACGTTGGCCACAAACAGGTCCTTGCGAAAGGTCAGGCCCAGGACATCCAGGTCCTCCCGGCCGTAGCGGAAGGCGCAGGTCAGTGTCACATAGACTGTGGGAGCAGGGGGCACTAAGGAGGGGCCTGGGAGGGCAgcaaacacccccccccccccagagcgTGAGCCGCAGCCCTGGGACTGGCCCCACTGGAGGCACAGGTCTGTCCCAGAGCTCCTGCGGGGAGGGCTGCGCTGCCCTTGGGATGGGGTGTCAGGTGCCTGGCCCCTGGGAGGAAGTGGGGCTGACTGCTGGATCGGTTCTGTTCTTCTccacccccactgcagcccagggcATCTGTGGAGAGGGTCTGACAGGGTTGATAGGGGCTGGGAAGGAGCACAG
Encoded here:
- the ARRB1 gene encoding beta-arrestin-1 isoform X6, whose amino-acid sequence is MASPFPAPAPVRPACISFPVFKKASPNGKLTVYLGKRDFVDHIDLVDPVDGVVLVDPEYLKERRVYVTLTCAFRYGREDLDVLGLTFRKDLFVANVQSFPPAPEDKKPLTRLQERLIKKLGEHAYPFTFEIAPNLPCSVTLQPGPEDTGKACGVDYEVKAFCAENLEEKIHKRNSVRLIIRKVQYAPERPGPQPTAETTRQFLMSDKPLHLEASLDKEIYYHGEPISVNVHVTNNTNKTVKKIKISVRQYADICLFNTAQYKCPVAMEEADDTVAPSSTFCKVYTLTPFLANNREKRGLALDGKLKHEDTNLASSTLLREGANREILGIIVSYKVKVKLVVSRGGDVAVELPFTLMHPKPKEEPPHREVPENEAPVDTNLIELDTTNPLACM
- the ARRB1 gene encoding beta-arrestin-1 isoform X5 → MASPFPAPAPVRPACISFPVFKKASPNGKLTVYLGKRDFVDHIDLVDPVDGVVLVDPEYLKERRVYVTLTCAFRYGREDLDVLGLTFRKDLFVANVQSFPPAPEDKKPLTRLQERLIKKLGEHAYPFTFEIAPNLPCSVTLQPGPEDTGKACGVDYEVKAFCAENLEEKIHKRNSVRLIIRKVQYAPERPGPQPTAETTRQFLMSDKPLHLEASLDKEIYYHGEPISVNVHVTNNTNKTVKKIKISVRQYADICLFNTAQYKCPVAMEEADDTVAPSSTFCKVYTLTPFLANNREKRGLALDGKLKHEDTNLASSTLLREGANREILGIIVSYKVKVKLVVSRGGLLGDLASSDVAVELPFTLMHPKPKEEPPHREVPENEAPVDTNLIELDTTNPLACM